From the genome of Melopsittacus undulatus isolate bMelUnd1 chromosome 18, bMelUnd1.mat.Z, whole genome shotgun sequence:
GTTGAGGATATCATGTGGATGATGGAAGGACTGCACCTCGGGGAACTCGGGGCTGTTTGACAGCTCCAATTGGCCCTGAAGTGCAGGACCTGACCATGGCCtatgaacagcagcagctctgcactaACACGTGCATGGGGgatgttgtgtgtgtgttgtgttaCTTGATTTTCCTATAGCATAAGGAAGCTGCCAGAAGACCCTCTCTGTACCTGAAAATGCACGTCATTTTGGACAAGGATCTGGTAAGCAACAGGAGATAACCCCCTTGGTATGACCAGGAATACACATGGCAGGGACCACAGCCCTGCATGGTGCCCTGATGTGCTCTTGTGTTTGTCACCTTTCAGTACAGCTACATGGGAgcagacaaggatgttgtggtGGCCAAGATAGTGCAGCTTTTCAGCTATGTGAACAGTGTAAGCTGCTTTCTGTCCCATCCTGAGTGTGTATGGGatgtgtggtggtggtgtgggcCCATACATAGAGCAAGCTGGATGCTGTGGCTCAGCAGGGCTCTGtggtctgtctgtctgtctcccTCCAGATGTTTGCTCCCCTCAATCTGACCATGGTGCTGTCTTCCCTGGAGTTCTGGGTTGAAAAGAACAGGATCCCAACCACAggaggtgctgaggagctgctgcagaggtttCTGCAGTGGAAAAACGAGCATCGCATGTCGTGGCTGCAGGACGTAATGTTCCTATTTGTGTAAGATAAGGATGGCTGAGGAGCATGGgttgaaagggaaggaaggtgCTGTTACACCCCAGACTCACTCTGGTCTGCTCCCCAGTTACAGGGAGCAGTCCCGTTCTGTGGGTGCATCCTCTGCAAGAAAGCTCTGCCTCAAACCCCATGCTGGAGGTGTTGCCTTGGTAATGTACCTCCCATCCCTATAGGTGATGCGGTGCCAGCATCTGAGCCCTGGCTGAGGACCCCACAGAGGCTGGGGCACAGCATCCCTCACATCTTCCCACCCGCTCCCTGTCCCCGCAGTACCACAGGGCTATGGCACTGGAGGCATTCGCAGTTGCTGTGGCccagctgctggggctcagcttggggatggagctggaggagcctgGGAGCTGTCAATGCACAGCAGCCGCCTGCATCATGCAGTCCAGCTCGATGTAAGGCTGCCCTTGGGGTGTGCTGTGGTACCCGAGGGATGCCACCCAtgagggcagagcaggggaTGTGCCCATGAGCAGAGGGCATGGGCTGCCCTGTGTTACTGATGTCTTAGTGGTAACACAGCCCTGGGCTCACCTGCAGGCACTCACCTGGTGTGAAAGCCTTCAGCACCTGCAGCATAAGAGCCCTACAGCATTTCCTGGCCACTGAGGAAGGGCAGTGCCTGCTGAATAGGACAGCCATGGATGTAGCCTATAAAGCTCCCAAATGTGGGAACAAAGTGGTGGACCCAGGAGAGGCTTGCGACTGTGGTACAGCAGAGGTGAGCTGAGGAGCATTGGGACAGTGGGGCAGAGCCAAGCTATGCAGGAACAACCCCAAGGGAGGTGGGAACTGTACCCTCCAGTCCTCTCTGCAGGCTTTAGGAGACCATGGAGCCATGCAGACACTTGGCCACCGTGTCTCAAGTCTATCATAGAGGACTTGTGTGGTgttggggatggatggatggatggatggagtgTTGTGAGGATGGACAATACAGGCTTCCTATGGGAGCATGGGTGGCTGGTGGCAGCTAGCATGACAGAGGGCTCTGCCTGGGGAACCAGGGTGCCACCGGCCACAGCAGGGCCTGGGAGATGGGAAAGGCCAAGCTTAATCCCTATTCCTTGGGAGAAGCGGAACCTTTCCCGACTGTCCCCACTGGTCACCTCCAGGAATGCAAGCATGACCCATGCTGCACCATTGGCTGCAAGCTGAGGCGAGGGGTGCAGTGCCTGACAGGACCGTGCTGCCGGAGATGCCGGGTGAGCCATGTGGTGGGATGGGAATGCTGCATTCCTATGGGATAACACCTGCACCGGCATCACCTGCTTGCCTGTATCCCCCTGGTTTGGTGGTGACTCTGTTGCAGTTCTCCTCTCATCCCTGTTCTCTAGTTTAGGAGGAAAGGCACAGTTTGCAGACACAGCTCTGAGGATGAGTGTGAATTGAAGGAGTATTGCAACGGCACCTCTGCACAGTGCTCACCCAACCTCTGGGTCATGGACgggcatccctgcagcaggaatACTGCCTTCTGCTACCAGGGGGTCTGCCAGACAGCCGACAAGCAGTGTCAGAGGATCTTCGGCTCAGGTAAGGGTGATGGATTCTAAGAGGGAGTAACCACAGCACCCCAAcctatatgtgtgtgtgtgtgaaatggGATGGGTGGTgtggaggaaagggaggaaacaTGTTGAACCTTGTGCCCATCATTGTGCTGTCGGGGCATGGGGTAGCCTGGGGTGTTTATAAGGTGTTGGTGATAGCAGAGACCTCAGGGGAGGTGATCCAAGCTGGAGCATCCCACCATGGTGTGTTGGAGGGACCAGGCTGCGTCTGATGCCAGTGGCCCCGGGCATCACTGAGGAGCAGGGCAGCCTATGGAGATGCTCATTCCCAAGGTGGAAAGAGGCTGTGGGACAGACACCAAGTGTTGTCCTGTGTTTGCAGAGGCCAAGAACGGGCCCTTGGCCTGCTATGAGGAAATTAACAGCCAAATGGACAGAATGGGACACTGCGGCTCCAACCAGCATGGTTACCAGCGGTGTGCATGGAAGTAAGTGATGCAGCAGGGTCTGCCATGGAGCGGGAGAGGTGGGATCCCAAAACGTGCAGGGGAAACGCTGCTGAGCACTGAATGAGTCTGTatggagctgggaggggagaTGCAGAAAGGCCTGTGTGAAGGTAAGGGTGCCATATCCATGTACCGGGAATCAGGTGCTTGGGATTCAGGCTTCCAGTGATGATGGCAACAGAGCTGCGATGGAAGGTTGGAGGTGGCTGTGGCCAAGGGCTTTGCTGGTGCTGCCTTTGCAGGGATCTCCAATGTGGGAAGCTTGTGTGTGAGTATTCcagctccaggcccttcaccaaGGAGAAGGCTGCGGTGATGTATGCTCTGGCGCAGAACAAGCTCTGTGTAACGCTGGACTACATGAAGCCTCCCATGGAGAGGGACCCCATGCTGGTGAATGATGGCACTGTCTGTGGTGACGGCAAGGTAAGTGATGCCCTGATGGTAGCAGCTCCTTTAGGAGAAGGACTTGTAGACAGCATTGCAGTGGTAATAGCATCAGGACCACAAGGGCAGTGGCTTTTCTTTAGCTCCATCCCAAATGAGCCAGGATGGATGCATGGGAACCATCACAAAGCCTGGTGCTCCCTTGTGAGCTCCCTGATGGAGCTGGGTGTGTAACTTAGCCAGGGCTGCCTGTGTGCTTGTGCTATAGATCTGCCTGAACCAGAGGTGCGTGTCTGTCACTGTCCTGAACTACACCTGTGGGATGAAGTGCCACAACCACGGCGTAAGTCACAGATGTGCTGGGGACGTGGCTGTGCTAAAGCAGCCATTGGGTCCTATCTatggggaagagcagcagaggtgAGGTTGGTggtggaagtgctcaaggctgCTCAAGTGCCACCAGCAGAACCCTGTGCCCAGTGTCTGGTGGGTGAGGATGTGAGGGCATCATCTTCTGCAGGGGGTGATAGATCCCATCCCTCCCTGTGTGTCACACAGGTCTGCAATAACCTAGGGGAATGCCATTGCTATCCCGGCTGGAAACCACCAACTTGCTCGGAGAAAGCAGGGACAATAAGCATGAGTGGCAGCAGTCCCAGTGGGCAGGGTGAGTGGTGAGGGTTCCTATGGGAAGAGAGAGGTGATGGATTCCTGCTCTGGTAGCTGCTTGCCAGAGCCATTGTGGCCAGGCAGGCACAAGTCTGGGTCCCACATTGTGTCCCTGGATGAGCTCACGgaggtggttttgtttccttgtgcCTCAATGGAGCAGATGTGACGAGCATGAGCTCAGTGAAGCTGTGTCTGTTGCTCGCCTTGTGCCTCCCTGTGCCCCTCATCCTGGTGCTCTTCCTCATGTTGCTAAAGAGAAGATGCCCAAGCTACTGTCACACCACGAGGGTGTTGAACGATGACAAGTGAGTCTGTGCTCTGCACCAAAGGGTGTTGGGGTGAGGGTGTGGAGGTGGCTGTAggcagcaggaaagctggagcCGGGACAAGGACTCTCACTGTGCAGCACAACCAAGGTGGGAAGAGGTATTTAACCTCTTGGATGCAGCACTTGAGGACCTGGTTcagtggtagacttggcagtgctgcatTAATGGTTGGGTTGGACACAATGTCCCCATGGCTCGTGGTGGGCCTGGCTCCCCAATGAGCTCCATGTGGGTCCATGTGGCTGGAGGTGGGTGCTGACCATAATGGTGCTTCCTCTCCAGCCTCACGGTTCAGAGCTCCATCTATGGATACCAGGGCACGAGGGATGTTGCAGTGCAGCACAATGGAGGGAGACACACATGGCGTCAGCCTTGGCAGTCACATAACTGCATCCTGCACACCTCTAAGCGTGTGTAGTGTGTCCGGTTGTTGCGTTTTCAGTTGTTCAACAAAAGGTGTTCACAATCAGTGAGGAGTTGTGTGGTTCCTGAGCGGCACCATGTACCAGAACAATGTCTGCATCgggacccttccaacccatggCATCTTCATCCCTTCCCACCCACCCATGGCATCTTCATCCCTTCCCACCCACCCATGGCacctccatcccttcccacccaCCCATGGCacctccatcccttcccacccaCCCATGGCacctccatcccttcccacccatccctggcacctccatccccagcatgggAAGTGTTCAGTGCAGgcactgctcccagtgctcaTTTTCCCCCAGGAAACCCCTGTTGGACAGGCCCTGCTCACAGCATCCTGTCAAGCCCCCCTTGCAATGGGGGGGACCCACCAGTCTGCCCCACTGACCCCAGCTGCAGGGCCCCTGCCCGGCGCCGACCCACAGGAAGAGCCTGGGGCGGATGCAcggtccctgccatggggcaggctCCTTCCCGCTGGCCTGGGGCTGGGTGGAGGAGGAAGCCTGAGTCATCGGAGCAGGAAATCCCCTCTCTtgtcccttccctgcagccGCAGCCCCTGGGCAGGCGCCCCATGGCCCTCactgggatgtgtggggtgggGATGCCCACAGGGGGGTACCAGTGTGCCATCGACCACTGGCAATTAAAAGCATCGTTATGGACTTTGATGGGGATTTGAAGACCAATTTGATGACAACTCTGCTCTTGTTCAGGCAGCTCACTCAAAACACCAATAAACCCTTGATGATAAGAAATGTGGATTAGGGAGTTTTATTCCTTGCTATGCAGGGCTTTGGATGTGTAGCATCCATCCCATCTATTTATTCTGGCTGTGTTGGGCATAGTGTTAGTGTGAGCATCAGCATCAGGATGAGGGTACAGGAAGGGCCTCCTGTATCACTCCTGTGGTGCAAAATACATCATCCCTGAGCTGGGTGACTTGGAACACCCCAGGTCACCCTGATGCAGGCTCCTATGGGaacctggagcatccctgcagctccaAGGGGAGGTCCTGGGGAGAGCCAGCTCCCACCCCGAGCCTTCCCCATAGGTGGATGCCATGGGGCTGGAGATCAGTGTTTGCTCTATGACAGCACCTTATCAGCAACCTTTAACCGTGTTTGCTCGGCCCCTCCG
Proteins encoded in this window:
- the LOC101870983 gene encoding disintegrin and metalloproteinase domain-containing protein 32, producing the protein MRAAPGLWLWLGLWLGLGSVAAGGAPQRTRSFIIPIEGTPRTVRLRQQAFLGEDFRVYSDGQGGITASEPAHVERDCFYEGDIKDFPISLVVLSTCSGLRGILQLTNASYGIKPLEAAAMNQHLLYPVWNENTEAQQLAEKSSLVWPKEVPPEPEDAVAVSGMLWDVAHKEAARRPSLYLKMHVILDKDLYSYMGADKDVVVAKIVQLFSYVNSMFAPLNLTMVLSSLEFWVEKNRIPTTGGAEELLQRFLQWKNEHRMSWLQDVMFLFVYREQSRSVGASSARKLCLKPHAGGVALYHRAMALEAFAVAVAQLLGLSLGMELEEPGSCQCTAAACIMQSSSMHSPGVKAFSTCSIRALQHFLATEEGQCLLNRTAMDVAYKAPKCGNKVVDPGEACDCGTAEECKHDPCCTIGCKLRRGVQCLTGPCCRRCRFRRKGTVCRHSSEDECELKEYCNGTSAQCSPNLWVMDGHPCSRNTAFCYQGVCQTADKQCQRIFGSEAKNGPLACYEEINSQMDRMGHCGSNQHGYQRCAWKDLQCGKLVCEYSSSRPFTKEKAAVMYALAQNKLCVTLDYMKPPMERDPMLVNDGTVCGDGKICLNQRCVSVTVLNYTCGMKCHNHGVCNNLGECHCYPGWKPPTCSEKAGTISMSGSSPSGQDVTSMSSVKLCLLLALCLPVPLILVLFLMLLKRRCPSYCHTTRVLNDDNLTVQSSIYGYQGTRDVAVQHNGGRHTWRQPWQSHNCILHTSKRV